Proteins from a genomic interval of Verrucomicrobiota bacterium:
- a CDS encoding glycoside hydrolase family 97 catalytic domain-containing protein — translation MSNHLTKPCLLLAVCTAILEASSDAATLPLQVRSPDGKNSIELTGPGAQTNGLGFRISRGSRTVIDITSFAVRLAEGGELSGAATLEKIERSKMDEKFPLQWGKTKEVANRCERATAHFTDRAGVKWDIDLAAYDDGVAFRYRLPEQGKQFTLTGELGDVRFAGVPTLHYTAWDRFTNDHESEFHRDPLTGVRGPLVDLPLLAVWPDGLAVGLTEARIRDFSSLYLARDADADSEVFHLRLSSPPGKTNACVIGRTPHASPWRVVLLGDRAGRLLESNLLLCLNDPSAGDFSWAKPGKTTWHWWNGTLEHQPPHVPGMNLETHKRYIDFCASNGIAYHAVVSDTRPWHVQSEESFSPHADTDILTPRPELQLPEIIQYARQRGVGIRLWLHWKALTPRLEEAFQKYEDWGISGLMVDFLDRDDQEVVNFCERALESAARHKLHLQFHGSYKPSGEQRTWPNLFNREGVLNLEYLKWSKRCTPPHNVEAAYVRQLAGPLDYHLGGFRAISEKAFVPRNENPYVLGTRCHHLAMYVVYENPMPMVTDTPEAYEGQKGFDFIVKVPTTWDESRFVTGVPGDYIVMARRHGDTWYVGGMTDWTSRKVSVPLHFLAPGKYQARLYVDGSMNEDEPNAIRVETKTVKRDSSLPVSMAPGGGFTAIIAPK, via the coding sequence GTGAGCAACCATCTCACAAAGCCTTGTCTATTGCTGGCTGTATGCACGGCGATACTGGAGGCGTCGTCGGACGCCGCGACATTACCCCTCCAAGTTCGCTCGCCGGATGGAAAGAACTCGATTGAACTGACTGGCCCCGGCGCACAAACCAACGGGTTGGGGTTTAGAATCTCCCGCGGCAGCCGCACAGTGATCGACATTACGTCGTTCGCGGTTCGTCTGGCGGAGGGTGGCGAATTATCCGGTGCAGCGACGCTGGAGAAAATTGAGCGTAGCAAGATGGATGAAAAATTCCCGCTGCAGTGGGGAAAAACGAAGGAGGTGGCGAACCGGTGCGAACGCGCGACGGCGCACTTCACTGACCGCGCGGGCGTCAAATGGGACATAGACCTGGCCGCGTACGACGATGGCGTCGCCTTCCGCTATCGCTTGCCGGAACAAGGGAAACAATTCACTTTGACCGGTGAGTTGGGGGACGTCCGGTTTGCCGGCGTGCCGACGTTGCACTATACCGCCTGGGACCGCTTCACGAACGATCACGAATCCGAGTTCCACCGGGACCCACTGACGGGTGTCCGGGGACCGCTGGTGGACTTGCCGTTGTTGGCCGTCTGGCCGGACGGGCTGGCCGTGGGCTTGACAGAGGCGCGCATCCGCGATTTTTCGAGCCTCTACCTGGCTCGCGATGCCGATGCGGATTCGGAAGTGTTTCATCTGCGCTTATCGTCTCCGCCCGGCAAAACCAACGCGTGTGTCATTGGCCGAACGCCCCACGCCAGTCCGTGGCGCGTCGTGTTGCTGGGCGACAGGGCCGGTCGGCTCCTCGAAAGCAATCTGCTCCTCTGCCTCAACGACCCGTCCGCCGGTGATTTCAGTTGGGCCAAACCGGGCAAGACCACGTGGCATTGGTGGAACGGCACACTGGAACACCAACCGCCTCACGTCCCGGGCATGAATCTGGAAACGCACAAACGCTACATTGATTTCTGCGCCAGCAACGGGATCGCCTATCACGCTGTTGTGTCGGACACGCGACCGTGGCACGTGCAGTCGGAAGAAAGTTTTTCACCACATGCGGACACCGACATTCTCACCCCGCGTCCCGAGTTGCAGTTGCCCGAGATAATCCAGTACGCGCGGCAGCGTGGGGTTGGTATTCGTCTTTGGTTGCACTGGAAAGCGCTGACCCCGCGGCTGGAGGAAGCTTTTCAAAAGTACGAGGACTGGGGGATCAGCGGTTTGATGGTGGATTTCCTCGACCGCGACGATCAGGAAGTGGTCAACTTCTGCGAACGCGCGCTCGAGTCCGCCGCCCGGCACAAGCTCCACCTCCAGTTTCACGGCTCGTACAAGCCCAGCGGCGAACAGCGCACGTGGCCGAACCTTTTCAATCGCGAAGGCGTGTTGAATCTGGAGTACCTCAAGTGGAGCAAGCGCTGCACACCGCCGCATAATGTCGAGGCGGCCTACGTGCGGCAGTTGGCCGGCCCGCTCGATTATCACCTAGGCGGATTCCGTGCGATTTCGGAAAAGGCGTTTGTCCCGCGCAACGAGAATCCCTACGTGCTCGGCACGCGGTGCCATCACCTGGCGATGTACGTGGTGTACGAGAACCCGATGCCCATGGTCACCGACACGCCCGAAGCCTACGAGGGCCAGAAAGGGTTCGACTTCATCGTGAAGGTGCCGACGACATGGGATGAGTCGCGTTTCGTGACCGGGGTGCCGGGCGACTACATCGTCATGGCCCGCCGTCACGGCGATACCTGGTACGTCGGCGGGATGACGGACTGGACTTCGCGCAAGGTGTCCGTTCCGCTTCACTTTCTCGCACCGGGTAAATACCAGGCCCGGCTTTATGTCGATGGTTCCATGAACGAAGATGAACCCAATGCAATCCGGGTGGAGACGAAAACCGTCAAGCGTGACTCATCCCTTCCAGTTTCCATGGCTCCGGGTGGCGGCTTTACGGCCATCATTGCGCCAAAGTAG
- a CDS encoding flavodoxin family protein, with protein sequence MNRRLFLGAAAMSAATLSTLSNAAEPAAGSVKIIGLVGSLRKGKTTFKAMELALESARTVSPAITTELLELSGLNLDPYIAVGSKSSDRPDDFPVVRGKLEAANVHGILMCSPVYMGIVSSPLKQLFERMLAFRQGGFPLRNKVGGAIAVGAGRNTGVELILQQLIMFMLSQGMILVGDGKPGDHWGGTIQSQGEELSKDEGSLNTVRGVGKRVAEIALRMAASAK encoded by the coding sequence ATGAACCGCCGTCTTTTTCTCGGTGCTGCTGCGATGTCAGCGGCCACCCTCTCAACGTTGTCGAACGCCGCCGAGCCTGCGGCTGGATCAGTCAAAATCATCGGCCTGGTCGGCAGCCTGCGAAAGGGCAAGACCACCTTCAAGGCGATGGAACTCGCCCTCGAATCTGCCAGGACAGTCAGTCCGGCCATCACCACGGAACTCCTCGAGCTTTCCGGACTGAACCTCGACCCGTACATCGCCGTCGGCTCAAAGAGTTCCGACCGGCCGGATGATTTCCCCGTCGTGCGCGGGAAATTGGAGGCAGCGAACGTCCATGGCATTCTGATGTGCTCGCCGGTTTACATGGGGATCGTCTCGTCGCCGCTGAAACAGCTCTTCGAGCGAATGCTCGCCTTTCGTCAAGGCGGATTCCCGTTGCGCAACAAAGTGGGCGGCGCCATCGCCGTCGGGGCCGGGCGCAACACCGGGGTGGAGCTGATCCTGCAACAACTGATCATGTTCATGCTTTCCCAAGGAATGATCCTCGTGGGCGATGGCAAACCGGGAGATCATTGGGGCGGCACCATTCAATCGCAGGGCGAGGAACTTTCGAAAGACGAAGGTAGTCTGAACACCGTCCGCGGCGTCGGCAAACGCGTTGCCGAGATCGCGTTGCGCATGGCAGCGTCAGCGAAATAG
- a CDS encoding HEAT repeat domain-containing protein yields the protein MQNAKLRMVMVSLLACLLAFVSTKLRAAQEQEFITILQSAAGPTEKCAACQQLRIIGTVQSVSALSALLGEERTAHAARNALEAIPGAEAGAALRDALNRTSGVIRAGLIDSLGRRREPESLPVLKPLLDDADVMIASAAAAALGKIGGKDALAALSAARAKSPPAVQPVVLEALMQCAERLQAGGDNRGAATIYRSLFNVDSPPPIRAAAWRGLVLSDTSKRVDRITIALAGKDRLTHLAALKLLRELGDAKVINACLKQWAALPADSQVAVLNSSLKLGAKALPTVRAAAGSAHLPVRVAAWQVLAELEDSSMLPAVAKAAAHGEPAEREAARDTLTRLRGPGVDKAILKQISETESPVKAELLRALGDRGDKGAADVLLRYADNENEPVRLAALESLRKLAVPNTLTPLLNLAGKSKSEREREPVIRTLSAICQASSDKNDATRRVLEAMDRLPLTERRHLLQLLGDLATPAALTAAQAASKSADPSLAREGVRVLTQWPNAAAAPPLLDLARTGVDPTLQLLALSGGISVAEQETDLAKRFDLLQRAMAVAKRPDEKKQALGQLGQIPTPAALQIALDQLADSNLVTEAGLAAVSIAEKLAAANPQLADDAAVKVLAHCKTQNIVKRAWALRRQPKSGGPFIQDWLVSGPYHQQGATGAEAVFNTVFAPEKPGETVNWKPMPRGDHANLGALFPDQMNCAAYLKAQIISPQNCKAALLIGSDDGVKAWLNGVLVHGNNVDRGMVPDQDMAPIELKKGDNQLLLKITQGGGGWIACARIVGTDGQPIAGLRIEPQGGVAATAAAAAPAPAPLPAPVPVPSVLPKRDSFRKLKLSDQFYAEGASFGDFNKDGKMDVVAGPFWFEGPDFKTKHEIRTPTAFSPKDYSDCFLMFTGDFNRDGWLDILEVPFPGKEGYWYENPGTKGGHWSRHLAYPMLGNESPTLVDVTGDGQPDLVFNNEGYIGYATFDTARPDEVWKFHAISPQDKRYQRFTHGIGAGDINGDGRVDIVEAAGWWEQPADATTSAPWKFHPQKFAEAASQMLVTDVDGDGLADVINSWHCHLYGLVWYRQMRTAGGEITWQQNVLMPPHPDVRTTDLRFSQMHALALADMNGDGLKDFVTGKRFWAHGPTGDAEADAPAVLVWFELQRPGNGQAVFLPHLIDDDSGVGTQVTVGDVNGDKRPDVIVGNKKGVFVHLRE from the coding sequence ATGCAAAATGCAAAATTAAGAATGGTGATGGTGAGCCTGCTCGCCTGTCTTCTCGCATTCGTTTCCACAAAACTCCGTGCCGCGCAGGAACAGGAATTCATCACGATCCTTCAATCCGCTGCGGGCCCAACCGAGAAATGTGCCGCTTGCCAGCAGTTGAGAATCATCGGCACTGTCCAGTCGGTGTCAGCTCTGTCCGCACTCCTCGGTGAGGAACGGACCGCTCACGCGGCGCGCAACGCTTTGGAGGCGATCCCCGGGGCCGAAGCGGGCGCGGCCTTGCGGGATGCGCTGAACAGAACTTCGGGAGTCATCAGAGCCGGCTTGATTGATTCGCTCGGTCGGCGGCGCGAACCTGAATCGCTGCCTGTGCTCAAGCCGTTGCTTGACGATGCCGACGTTATGATTGCCTCTGCGGCAGCCGCAGCGTTGGGCAAGATTGGGGGCAAGGACGCGCTGGCGGCGCTTTCAGCAGCACGCGCGAAGTCACCCCCGGCAGTTCAACCCGTCGTACTCGAAGCGCTGATGCAATGTGCCGAGCGTCTCCAGGCCGGAGGCGACAACCGGGGTGCGGCAACTATTTACCGGAGTTTGTTCAATGTGGATTCTCCGCCGCCAATCCGCGCCGCTGCCTGGCGAGGACTTGTCTTATCGGACACCAGCAAGCGCGTTGATCGGATCACAATTGCGCTTGCGGGCAAGGATCGTTTGACGCACCTCGCCGCACTCAAACTGCTGCGCGAGTTGGGTGACGCGAAAGTAATCAATGCCTGTCTTAAGCAATGGGCAGCACTCCCGGCAGATTCACAGGTTGCAGTCCTGAATTCGAGCCTCAAGCTGGGAGCGAAGGCGCTGCCCACCGTTCGGGCCGCCGCCGGGAGCGCGCACCTTCCTGTCCGGGTTGCGGCGTGGCAGGTGCTGGCGGAACTGGAAGATTCCTCAATGCTCCCTGCGGTGGCCAAGGCCGCAGCGCATGGTGAACCTGCCGAACGCGAGGCCGCCCGAGACACACTCACCCGATTGCGCGGCCCGGGCGTGGACAAAGCCATCCTCAAGCAGATCAGCGAAACCGAATCGCCTGTGAAAGCCGAGTTGTTGCGCGCCTTGGGTGATCGCGGCGATAAGGGCGCGGCGGATGTCCTTCTGAGATACGCCGACAATGAAAACGAGCCGGTTCGCCTCGCGGCATTGGAATCGTTGAGAAAACTTGCCGTGCCGAACACCCTCACCCCGTTGCTGAATCTTGCCGGCAAATCGAAGTCCGAGCGCGAGCGTGAGCCGGTGATCAGAACTCTGTCAGCAATCTGTCAGGCCAGCTCCGACAAGAACGACGCTACTCGCCGAGTGCTCGAAGCAATGGATCGTTTGCCTCTCACTGAGCGACGCCATTTATTACAACTGCTCGGCGATCTCGCCACGCCTGCCGCTCTCACGGCCGCCCAGGCCGCCAGCAAGTCTGCAGATCCGTCGCTGGCAAGGGAGGGTGTCCGTGTCTTGACTCAATGGCCGAATGCCGCCGCCGCGCCGCCTCTGCTTGATCTCGCCCGAACTGGCGTGGACCCCACGTTGCAACTGCTCGCCCTGAGCGGGGGCATCTCCGTTGCTGAACAGGAAACGGATCTCGCAAAACGTTTCGATCTGCTGCAGCGGGCCATGGCAGTCGCAAAACGTCCCGATGAAAAGAAACAGGCGCTCGGCCAGCTCGGCCAGATTCCAACGCCCGCAGCCTTGCAGATCGCGCTTGATCAACTGGCCGATTCCAACCTTGTGACTGAAGCGGGCCTGGCGGCGGTGAGCATTGCTGAAAAACTCGCCGCTGCGAATCCACAACTCGCCGACGATGCTGCTGTCAAAGTGCTCGCTCATTGCAAGACCCAGAACATCGTCAAGCGGGCCTGGGCGCTGCGCCGTCAGCCCAAGAGCGGCGGACCTTTCATTCAGGATTGGCTGGTCAGCGGCCCTTACCATCAGCAGGGAGCGACTGGTGCTGAGGCCGTCTTCAACACCGTTTTTGCTCCGGAGAAACCGGGCGAAACCGTGAACTGGAAACCGATGCCGCGCGGGGACCACGCAAATCTTGGAGCGCTGTTTCCCGACCAGATGAATTGCGCCGCGTATCTCAAGGCGCAGATCATCTCGCCGCAGAATTGTAAAGCGGCGTTGTTGATCGGAAGCGATGACGGCGTGAAAGCCTGGCTCAATGGTGTCCTGGTTCACGGCAACAACGTTGACCGCGGTATGGTGCCGGACCAAGACATGGCGCCGATTGAACTCAAGAAAGGCGACAACCAACTCCTGCTCAAGATCACCCAGGGCGGTGGAGGATGGATCGCTTGCGCAAGAATCGTCGGGACGGATGGCCAGCCCATCGCGGGCTTGCGCATCGAACCGCAAGGCGGGGTGGCAGCGACCGCGGCGGCGGCGGCTCCCGCACCGGCACCCCTGCCCGCGCCTGTGCCCGTGCCCTCCGTGCTGCCCAAGCGGGATTCATTCCGGAAGTTGAAACTGTCCGACCAGTTCTACGCGGAAGGCGCGTCGTTCGGTGACTTCAACAAGGACGGAAAGATGGATGTGGTGGCGGGGCCGTTCTGGTTTGAAGGACCGGATTTCAAAACGAAGCACGAGATACGTACCCCAACCGCTTTCAGTCCGAAAGATTACTCGGACTGTTTTCTGATGTTCACCGGCGATTTCAATCGCGATGGCTGGCTCGACATTTTAGAGGTGCCCTTTCCCGGCAAGGAAGGTTACTGGTATGAAAATCCCGGCACCAAGGGCGGGCACTGGTCACGGCACCTCGCGTATCCGATGTTGGGCAACGAATCGCCTACATTGGTTGATGTGACGGGTGACGGACAGCCGGACCTGGTCTTCAACAACGAAGGCTATATCGGCTACGCCACATTCGATACGGCCAGGCCGGACGAGGTCTGGAAGTTTCACGCCATCTCGCCGCAGGATAAACGCTATCAGCGCTTCACGCACGGCATCGGCGCGGGCGACATCAACGGGGATGGACGCGTGGACATCGTTGAAGCCGCCGGTTGGTGGGAGCAGCCTGCGGATGCGACCACATCTGCCCCTTGGAAATTTCATCCGCAGAAATTCGCCGAGGCCGCTTCGCAAATGCTCGTCACGGACGTGGATGGCGACGGGTTGGCAGACGTGATCAATTCCTGGCACTGTCACCTCTACGGTTTGGTTTGGTATCGGCAGATGCGGACCGCCGGCGGAGAAATCACCTGGCAGCAAAACGTCCTCATGCCCCCGCACCCGGATGTCAGGACCACGGACCTCCGTTTCAGTCAGATGCACGCCCTGGCTTTAGCGGATATGAACGGCGACGGACTCAAGGACTTCGTCACCGGCAAACGCTTTTGGGCGCACGGCCCCACGGGCGACGCGGAAGCGGATGCGCCGGCGGTTTTGGTCTGGTTCGAGTTGCAGCGCCCCGGCAACGGCCAGGCTGTGTTTTTGCCGCACCTCATTGACGACGATTCCGGCGTGGGCACGCAGGTCACCGTCGGCGATGTGAACGGGGACAAACGGCCCGACGTGATCGTCGGCAACAAGAAGGGTGTGTTCGTGCACCTGCGCGAGTAA